From Mustela nigripes isolate SB6536 chromosome 13, MUSNIG.SB6536, whole genome shotgun sequence, one genomic window encodes:
- the LOC131999411 gene encoding serine/threonine-protein phosphatase 1 regulatory subunit 10-like, which translates to MTQHSGPSRAPRREAQAPRSGFLAPNPANPADLTRSRGLALRTLPGIRDPGPQAGPFRPPEVLPSPRPSSSYPGLSSQTAPVQLRAGRGQSQARPRPSSYQEAAGRAGRAGQAAQEKPRLVPPLPPRGPGNREARGSSDRQQPAHVRSPARGSSGPQLRGPRGAAGSSGGWPRPSRSWRGKGGGSGESGAGKLRRAAELGGGGANRLSRQRPHRPPGGALLRPVGRRRGSPNLGNPAAGRVALGTRTLWPCGPQTPLSAVAFLSCTRSQHPRTLVHARSACFAPCLHT; encoded by the exons ATGACCCAACACTCCGGGCCCAGCCGAGCCCCGCGCCGGGAGGCGCAGGCACCGCGCTCTGGTTTCTTGGCACCAAACCCTGCTAA CCCAGCCGACCTCACCCGGAGCCGGGGTCTCGCTCTCCGCACGCTGCCGGGCATCCGGGATCCCGGCCCCCAGGCCGGGCCCTTCCGACCGCCTGAGGTTCTTCCGTCTCCCCGTCCTTCAAGCTCTTACCCGGGCTTGTCGTCCCAAACCGCTCCGGTCCAGCTCCGAGCAGGCCGCGGGCAGAGCCAGGCCCGGCCGCGGCCCTCGAGTTACCAGGAAGCCGCAGGCCGCGCAGGTCGAGCCGGGCAAGCGGCACAGGAAAAGCCGCGCcttgtccctccccttcctccgcGGGGACCTGGTAACAGGGAAGCGAGAGGTTCCTCCGACCGGCAGCAGCCAGCGCACGTCCGGTCCCCGGCACGCGGCTCCTCAGGCCCGCAGCTCAGAGGCCCGCGCGGTGCTGCCGGCAGCAGCGGGGGGTGGCCGCGTCCATCGCGAtcctggagggggaagggaggagggtcgGGCGAGAGCGGGGCGGGGAAGCTGCGGAGGGCAGCCGAGCTCGGCGGAGGCGGAGCAAATCGACTCTCCCGGCAGCGACCCCACCGGCCGCCAGGTGGGGCGCTGCTGAGACCGGTCGGCCGGCGGCGTGGTAGCCCCAACCTGGGAAACCCGGCGGCCGGACGCGTGGCCCTCGGTACCAGGACGCTCTGGCCCTGCGGGCCTCAGACTCCCCTGTCAGCTGTCGCTTTTCTGTCGTGCACCCGCTCCCAACACCCCCGCACACTGGTGCACGCACGCTCAGCCTGTTTTGCACCGTGCCTACACACTTAG